A region from the Gemmatimonadaceae bacterium genome encodes:
- a CDS encoding TonB-dependent receptor, translated as MLPALMLPLVNAFLLVGLSLVFARSAPAQRPDSTARLRVRVTHEGAPVADALVRAGRLATQTDSAGEARLVLPAGSHHLVVSRIGFQPHALTLSLLAGADTTIRVAFEAAVAEMEAILVSATRNERRVEDLPLRVEVIDEEEVAEKVSMTPGDIAMMLNETAGLRVQVTNPSLGGANVRMQGLLGRYSLLLADGLPLYGGQAGGLGLLQVPPVDLGRVEVIKGAASSLYGPGASGGVVNLISRRPEEQASRTLLVNQTSRGGTDGVVFVSAPLTERIGYTLLAGMHRQLAQDVDDDAWIDVPGYRRVVVRPRGYFDDGAGRTAFVTAGFTGEGRDGGTRDGRVAPDGRPFAEGLRTRRADAGALARWLVRDSTSAWHGAIVTLRGSAMRQRHEHTFGPVREDDVHRTAFGEASVAVPRGAATWVGGVAWQQDAYRSRRLPMFDYTFTIPAVFAQVDVDAASWLVVSTSARVDAHNVYGTAVNPRASLLARRPADGMLAGWSTRASAGLGSFAPTPFTDETEVTGLSALVPLSGLVAERVVSASFDVGGPIALTRGRIELQATAFGSRVRRPLQVLDAPAGAVDRFQLVNAGGPTHTWGGELLGRLVRPLGADDDAPALRVTATYTYLRSRECDVDVSHARGCPRREVPLTPRHAAGLVASVEQEGRSRVGLEVYHTGRQALHRNPYRAMSRPYVIVGVLGERAVTVGAATARLFINFENLTNVRQTRYDPLLLPSRGPGGRWTTDAWTDLAGFTMNGGVRLVF; from the coding sequence GTGTTGCCTGCCCTCATGCTTCCGCTCGTCAACGCTTTTCTCCTGGTTGGGCTGTCCCTTGTATTCGCGAGATCGGCGCCCGCGCAGCGCCCTGACTCCACCGCGCGCCTTCGCGTGCGCGTGACGCACGAGGGCGCACCCGTAGCGGACGCACTCGTGCGCGCGGGGCGCCTCGCGACGCAGACTGACAGTGCAGGAGAGGCGCGGCTGGTGCTCCCTGCCGGATCACACCACCTGGTGGTTTCGCGAATCGGGTTCCAACCCCACGCCCTCACGCTCTCGCTCCTGGCCGGAGCAGACACAACCATCCGCGTGGCGTTCGAGGCTGCGGTCGCCGAAATGGAGGCGATCCTCGTGAGCGCCACCCGCAACGAACGCCGCGTGGAAGACCTGCCGCTGCGCGTCGAGGTCATCGACGAGGAGGAAGTCGCCGAGAAGGTCTCGATGACGCCGGGCGACATTGCGATGATGCTGAACGAAACTGCCGGCCTCCGCGTGCAGGTGACCAATCCGTCTCTGGGCGGCGCCAACGTCAGAATGCAGGGACTGCTGGGCCGCTACTCGCTGCTGCTTGCCGACGGACTGCCACTCTACGGCGGGCAGGCCGGAGGGCTTGGCCTCCTCCAGGTGCCTCCGGTGGACCTCGGTCGCGTCGAGGTGATCAAGGGCGCCGCGTCTTCGCTCTACGGGCCGGGAGCCTCGGGTGGTGTGGTCAACCTCATCTCCAGGCGACCGGAGGAGCAGGCGTCCCGGACCTTGCTCGTCAACCAGACGTCCCGCGGCGGCACGGACGGGGTGGTCTTTGTCTCGGCGCCACTCACCGAGCGCATCGGCTACACATTGCTTGCCGGCATGCATCGGCAGCTCGCGCAGGACGTGGACGACGATGCCTGGATCGACGTACCCGGCTACCGGCGCGTCGTGGTGCGGCCGCGGGGGTACTTCGACGACGGCGCGGGGCGCACGGCGTTTGTCACCGCTGGCTTCACCGGCGAGGGTCGCGATGGCGGCACGCGCGACGGACGTGTGGCTCCCGACGGACGTCCGTTCGCTGAAGGCCTGCGGACGCGCCGCGCGGACGCCGGCGCGCTGGCGCGATGGCTCGTGCGCGACTCGACGAGCGCCTGGCACGGCGCGATTGTCACCCTGCGCGGGTCGGCGATGCGCCAGCGGCACGAGCACACGTTTGGCCCGGTGCGCGAGGACGACGTGCATCGCACGGCATTCGGGGAGGCCTCGGTCGCCGTACCGCGAGGGGCCGCCACCTGGGTTGGTGGTGTGGCGTGGCAGCAGGATGCCTATCGTTCCCGGCGGCTTCCCATGTTCGACTACACGTTCACGATACCGGCCGTCTTTGCGCAGGTCGATGTGGACGCGGCGTCCTGGCTCGTCGTCTCCACGAGTGCCAGGGTCGACGCGCATAACGTGTACGGGACCGCGGTGAACCCGCGGGCGTCGCTGCTCGCCCGGCGACCGGCCGACGGCATGCTGGCCGGGTGGTCGACGCGCGCCTCGGCCGGGCTCGGCAGCTTTGCGCCGACGCCGTTCACGGACGAGACCGAGGTGACCGGACTTTCCGCGCTCGTTCCGCTCAGCGGCCTGGTGGCTGAGCGTGTGGTGAGCGCGTCGTTCGACGTGGGCGGGCCGATCGCGCTGACGCGCGGTCGCATCGAGCTGCAGGCGACCGCATTTGGTTCACGCGTGCGACGTCCGCTCCAGGTCCTCGACGCGCCCGCCGGCGCCGTGGATCGATTCCAACTCGTGAATGCCGGCGGCCCGACGCACACCTGGGGCGGCGAGTTACTCGGTCGCCTCGTGCGCCCGCTCGGCGCCGATGACGATGCGCCGGCGCTGCGCGTGACCGCGACGTACACCTACCTGCGCTCGCGGGAGTGCGATGTCGACGTGAGCCACGCACGCGGGTGCCCGCGCCGGGAAGTGCCGCTGACGCCGCGTCATGCCGCGGGGTTGGTCGCGTCGGTTGAGCAGGAGGGGCGGAGCCGCGTCGGGCTCGAGGTCTATCACACCGGACGCCAGGCCTTGCACCGCAATCCGTATCGCGCCATGAGCCGGCCCTATGTCATCGTCGGCGTGCTTGGCGAGCGCGCGGTGACGGTGGGGGCCGCCACCGCGCGCCTGTTCATCAACTTCGAGAACCTCACCAACGTGCGGCAGACCCGCTACGACCCCCTGCTGCTGCCCTCGCGAGGCCCCGGGGGGCGCTGGACCACGGATGCGTGGACAGACCTCGCCGGGTTCACCATGAACGGCGGCGTCAGGCTCGTATTCTGA